GGAAGAGCTTATAATAAGGCCTACCTCGGAGACCATTATATGGAACACATATAAAAACTGGATACAGTCCTACAGAGACCTCCCCCTGCTTATTAACCAGTGGGCAAATGTGGTGAGATGGGAAATGAGGACAAGGCTCTTTCTGAGAACCACCGAATTTTTATGGCAGGAGGGACATACCGCTCATGCCACAAAGGTTGAGGCGATGGAAGAGACCATGAAGATCCTGGATATTTACGCAAAATTTGCAAAAAACTGGATGGCAATGCCGGTTATCCAGGGCACTAAAACGGAGAATGAAAGGTTTGCGGGGGCTGTTGAAACATTTTCAATAGAAGCACTAATGCAGGACGGCAAAGCACTGCAGTCGGGTACCTCCCATTTTCTCGGACAAAACTTTGCAAAAGCTTTTGATGTGACCTTCCTGAACAAGGAGGGTAAACTTGAGCATGTGTGGGCCACCTCATGGGGAGTTTCAACCAGGCTGATGGGAGCCTTGATAATGGCCCATTCGGATGACAGGGGACTGGTGCTGCCACCAAAACTTGCTCCCATACAGGTAGTTATAGTGCCCATCTATAAAAAGACCGAGGACCTGGGGATGATCAGCGAAAAAGTGGAAATAATCAGAAAAAGACTTATTGATGCAGGGATTACAGTTAAATACGACGACCGTGATACACAAAAACCGGGATGGAAATTTGCAGATTATGAACTGAAGGGTGTTCCCGTAAGACTGGCCATTGGGCCAAGGGACATTGAAAACAACACAGTTGAACTTGCAAGAAGAGATACTCTTGAGAAAAAGATATACCCGGTTGAAGGCATAGATATTCTAGTAAAAGAGCTTCTTGATGAGATACAGGAGAATATACACAAAAAAGCTCTTGATTTCCGGACCCGCAATACCTTTGAAGCCAACACCTATGAGGAGTTCAGGCATATAACTGAAACAACCGGCGGATTTATCCTGGCCCATTGGGACGGCACCAGGGAGACAGAAGAGAGAATAAACCAGGAAACAAAATCTACCATACGCTGCATTCCTCTTGATAACCCGAAGGAGCCCGGCAAATGCATGGTTACCGGCAAACCTTCATCACAGAGGGTGATCTTTGCCAAAGCATACTGACCTTAATTTACTCGGCGTTACGAAAGCATTTTTCCGGGGAGCGGTTACCGGTAACCGAAAACCTCCGATAATGCCCCGGCCGGTAAGGGTATGATGGCTGCCAGCTTATCTTACCGAGAATCTGTATACAGCAATGTGCCTGTATTCTTCGCCCGGGCGAAGAATCGTGTTCGGAAATGCAGGCTGATTTGGAGAATCGGGAAAATGCTGGGTTTCCAGGCACAACCCCCAATACTTGTCATAAACCACCCCTTCCTTGCCGGTTATGGTACCGTCAAGGAAATTTCCGGTATAAAGCTGCACGCCGGGCTGCGTTGTATGCACCTCCATCTGGCGCCCGCTTGCCGGATCATAAAGCACAGCCGCCTTAACAGGCACTACCTCATCACCGTCAAGAACGTAATTGTGATCATAACCCCCGGGCACTTTGTCAATATCCCGTCCTACCGGCTTCATCTCCCTGAAGTCCATGGGACCACCGTCAACCGGAAGCAACTTCCCGGTGGGTATAAGCTCATCGTTGACCCCGGTATACCGGCCGGCATTTATCTGCAGTTCATGATCAAGCACGTTACCGGTACCGCCGTTAAGGTTAAAATAGCCATGATGGGCAAGGTTGACCGGCGTAGCCTTGTCTGTTTCTGCCCTGAACTCAAATCTCAGCTCATTGTTGTCATTGAGCTCGCAAATCACGCTTACCTGCAGGTTGCCGGGATACCCTTCCTCACCATCCGGACTCAGATAGGTAAGAAGAAGTTTTGAGGCTCCCTCCTCCGCATCAAGGATCTCATAATCCCACACCCTTTTGTCAAATCCCCGTATTCCGCCATGCAGGTGGTTGTTGCCATCATTGGCAGCAAGCCGGTATTCTTCTCCGTCAAGTTCGAACCGCGCACCGGCGATCCTGTTGGCATACCTGCCCACAACAGCACCGAAATAGGGGTGTTCGCCAAGGTATTCATCGAGGCTTTCGAAGCCGAGAACAACATCAGAAAGTCCTCCTTCCCTGTCGGGTACCTCGAGCGATGTTACAATAGCGCCATAATTGGTGATTTCGGCAACCATGCCGTTACTGTTCTCAAGCCTGAATATATGTACATCTCTTCCATCAGGCATTTGGCCGAAAATTCTTTTTTCTATCTTCATTACCTCTTCATTATTTGGGCTGCCCGCCTGTCCGCATCCGCCAGAAAACATCAAAGATACGAGGATCATAAACCCCACGGCTGTAAAGCAGCATCTGTTAATATTTTTATTTCCCATGATATCCGTTTTTTTACTTAATTCATTGATATTATTGTTACCCTTCCGGGGAAAAGCACGGCATGGCAATATATATAATTTATAGTTCCTTTGCGCAAAAAATCGATTAATTTTACACCCGTTTATGCAAAACTTTTTATGGAATTCTCGATCGTATCAGGATTTGTTCCTACCGGTGATCAGCCCGAAGCAATAAGACAGCTTACAAAAGAGATCATGAACGGTACCCGCTGCCAGACCCTGCTGGGTGTTACCGGCTCGGGCAAAACCTTCACAGTTGCCAACGTGATCGAAAAGGTGCAGCGCCCAACACTGGTACTCAGCCACAACAAGACCCTGGCAGCACAGCTGTATACCGAATTCAGGGAGTTCTTCCCAAATAATGCAGTCGAATATTTCGTCTCCTACTACGACTATTACCAGCCGGAGGCTTACATTCCGGTAACAGACACCTACATAGAGAAAGACCTGTCTATCAATGACGAGATCGAAAAGCTGAGACTCAGCACCACATCATCACTGCTTTCGGGAAGACGCGATGTAATAGTCGTATCATCAGTATCGTGTATTTACGGAATTGGCAATCCGGATGATTTTCACAGCAACACCATCAGGCTTGAAAAAGGGCAGGTAATTAATCGCAACCAGTTGCTGCGCAGACTGGTGGACAGTCTCTATTCGAGAACCGCAGATGATTTCAGCCATGGAAAATTCAGGGTAAAGGGCGACACGGTTGATGTCTTTCCGGCCTATGCCGACTTTGCATACCGGATCATATTCTGGGGAGATGAAATAGAGGAGATCAGCATCCTTGATCCGCTTACCGGATCGGATGGTGAACAGAAGGAGAGTGTAGTTGTTTACCCGGCGAATATATTCGTTACGACACGCGACAGGATGCAGCAGGCAATAAGGAATATCCAGGATGATATGGTTGAGCAGGTCATTTTCTTCGAGGACCAGGGGAGGAAGCTTGAGGCGGAAAGACTGAAACAAAAGGTTGAGTATGATATTGAAATGATAAAGGAACTGGGATATTGTTCAGGCATAGAGAACTACTCAAGGTACTTTGACGGCAGGGCAGCCGGTACCAGGCCCTTCTGCCTGCTTGATTATTTTCCGGAAGACTTCATCACCATAGTGGACGAAAGTCACGTCACACTGCCACAGATACGGGCAATGCACGGCGGAGATTACTCAAGGAAGAAAAACCTTGTGGATTTCGGTTTCCGGTTACCGGCAGCAATAGATAACAGGCCGCTAAAATTCGAGGAGTTCGAGCAGGTAACAGGCCAGATTATCTTTGTCAGCGCGACTCCCGGTGACTATGAACTTGAGAAGAGCGAAGGCATAATTGTTGAACAGGTGATCAGGCCGACCGGACTTCCGGAACCTGATGTGGAGGTGCATCCCACCCCTGATCAGATCGACCACCTGATGGGAGAGATTAACAGCAGGGCAGCGAAAAATGAAAGGGTACTGGTAACAACACTTACAAAGCGTATGGCCGAAGAACTTACCAGGTACCTGTCCAATATGAACATAAGCTGCAGGTATATACACTCAGATATCGATACGCTTGAGAGGGTCGAGATAATGGAAGGACTGAGAGAGGGGAACTTTGACGTTCTGATCGGGGTAAACCTCCTCAGGGAGGGTCTCGACCTGCCCGAAGTATCACTGGTGGCTATTTTGGATGCGGACAAGGAAGGTTTTCTCAGGTCAGCAAGATCGCTAACGCAGACGGCCGGAAGAGCTGCAAGGAACATCAACGGGAAAGTGATCATGTATGCAGACACCATTACCCGGTCGATGAAACAGAGCATCGAAGAGACCGCACGGCGAAGGGAAAAGCAGCTGGCATACAACAGGGATAATAATATTACCCCCGCGCAGATTGTAAAATCAAGCAGAACATCGCTGAAAAAGGCGGGGAAGTATACCGATCCCGAAAAATTTGATATTGCAGCCGACCCGGTAGTCCGCTACATGAACTCAGAAGAACTTCAGAAAGCAATTGCCAGGACACGCAGCGCCATGGAGAAAGCCGCTGAAGAGCTTGACTTCCTTACTGCTGCAAGATACAGGGATGAACTGTATGAGCTTGAAAAACTGATCGGAAATAAAAAACCCTGATAATCAGCGACCCACTGCTCATTTTTATTTAAAAGTTTTTTATATAAAAATTAATTTGTAGTTTAGTAGTGAAATCGCCCCGCTATGCAAGGACGGGCGACGGTGGTGGATTATATACATATAGTATGGAAAAACTAATCATCCAGGGCGAAAAGAAGACGCCATATATAAGCCTTGATCCCGGCAGCAGGCAGTTGAAATTTGAGGGCCGGTCAATTCCCGAAGACACAATCAGCTTCTACGAACCCATACTCAAATGGATGGAACAGTATGTTGAGGCAGAACGGAAAGACACAACTGACCTGCATGTGAACCTTGAGTATTTCAATACCAGTACATCCAGGTACCTGTTTGGAATATTCAAGAAACTTGAGGCATACCACAACAAGGGTAACCCTGTGCTGATACACTGGTATTATGAAAAGGATGATTTTGAAATGCTGGAATCCGGCGAGGATTACGCATCAATCCTGAAAATACCCTTCAAAATGGTGCCGGTTGAGGTTGAAGGAGACAACCTTGACCAACTTTAACCAGACAGCATATCTTTTTACCAGGTTATAATTCACAGGTGAACCTATCTCCGTTGTCCGGGGATTCGCTCGGAAAGTTCCAGCCAGGTGTACTAAAGTTGTGCCTGACGCAATGAAAGTAATCTCACTGGGAAAAAACAGGTTTGACTGCAGTAATAGTGGTGAAGAAAGTTTTACGTTCACTTCCCCGGAAGGAAAAAGCAAAAAAGGCGGAATAAATTCCGCCCTGAATGTAATTCTTTTTTATTAAAATCAGCCAAGATAGCTTTTCAGCAGCCTGCTTCTTGAGGTATGGCGCAGCCTTCTGATAGCTTTCTCCTTGATCTGCCTGACCCTCTCACGGGTAAGTCCGAATCTTTCTCCTATCTCTTCAAGTGTCATGTCCTGTACTCCGATACCGAAGAAATACCTTACGATATCTCTTTCCCTTTCGGTAAGTGTGGCCAGCGAACGTTCTATCTCCTTGCCAAGTGATTCATTCAGCAACGCCCTGTCGGCATTAGGCGAATCATTGTTTATCAGCACGTCGAGAAGGGAGTTCTCCTCTCCGTCGGCAAAGGGCGCATCAACCGACAGGTGCCTGCCCGACACCCTTAGGGTATCGCTAACCTTCTCCTTTGGCAGCTCGAGAATTTCTGCAAGCTCTTCCGGTGATGGTGTGCGTTCAAACTCCTGTTCGAATTTTGAAAATGCCTTGTTGATTTTGTTAAGGGAGCCCACCTGGTTGAGGGGAAGACGGACAATACGTGACTGCTCGGCAAGAGCCTGCAGAATTGACTGCCTTATCCACCATACGGCATAAGAGATGAACTTGAACCCGCGGGTCTCATCAAACTTCTCGGCAGCCTTTATCAATCCAAGGTTCCCCTCGTTTATAAGATCGGGAAGGCTAAGTCCTTGATTCTGATACTGTTTTGCAACAGAAACCACGAAGCGCAGGTTTGCCCTTGTAAGCTTTTCCAGGGCCTCTTTATCGCCCTGCCTGATCCTCTGGGCAAGATCAACCTCCTCTTCAATAGTGATAAGCTCTTCCCTGCCAATCTCCTGCAGATACTTGTCAAGCGAAGCACTCTCCCTGTTGGTAATTGATTTTGTGATCTTTAGCTGTCTCATCCTCTCCTTTTAAAATATAATGGCAAATTTAAGGCAATTAATATATATTTTCAACCTGATCAGTGGGCTTTCCTGAATAAACGCTAAAAAAGACCTGCTATTGCAGGCCTTTTTACTTTAAACTGGCGGCAATATACCTCCCGTATTAAAGACCCAATGCATAATAGGCAACCGTACCATCCGGATAGACACCTTCAACAAGAACGCCTCCTGTATGCCCATCCAGTATTTCCCTGATGTCGGCCGGCGAATTTACCGGCCTGTTGTTTATGGAGGTTATTATAAAGGTTTCTCTCATACCGGCCTCCATGAATTTACCAGGTCCGAGGTCGGTTATCTGTACACCACCGCGAATGTTCAACTCTCTCCTAATATCCCGGGGAACCTCCCTGAACCTTGCCCCCAGGTAAGCCTCCTGCGGCCTCACAATTTCCGTATGGCCCTCTAGATTACGTAGAGTGGCGGTGATTTGTTGCGTTCTGTTGTTACGATTTACCAAAATATTTATTTTATCATTCGGGCGGTAGCGCGCCACCTGCTCCTGCAGTTCGGAGGGACTGTTTACAGTGACATTGTCAATTCTCAATATTACATCGCCCTCTTTCAGTCCCGCTTCCTCTGCCGCACTATTAACCAGAATTGAGTCTACATACACCCCTTCAAGCCTGTCTATACCCTTCTCCCGGGCCAGATCGGAACTAAGTTCCTGCATTCTGATACCCAGCACGGCCCTCTGCACTTCACCAAACTCAATGATATCGTCCACCACCTTTTTCACTATGCTTACAGGTACGGCGAAAGAGTTACCGGCAAACGCCCCCGTTGGCGACATGATGAGCGTAGGGATACCTACCAGCTCGCCCCTGAGGTTTACCAGCGCACCACCACTGTTACCCCTGTTTACGGCAGCATCTGTCTGTATGAACGATTCTATTGGCATATCACGGTTACTGAATATGCCAACGGTTCGTCCCCTGGCACTGACTATGCCAGCTGTCACTGTTGAGGTAAGGTTCATCGGGTTTCCTACCGCCAGCACCCACTGACCGAGGCGAAGGTCATCTGAATCGCCGAATTCTATATAACGGAGCCCTTCGGCTTCAACCTTCAGCAGGGCAATATCTGAGTTAGGATCACTGCCTACTATCGATGCTTCGTAACTGCGGCGGTCATTAAGTACGACCTCAACCGCCGTCGCATTTTCAATCACATGGTAATTGGTCACAATATAACCATCCTCAGATATGATCACACCCGAGCCGAAACCTGTTACAGGCTCCGGTTCACGCTCCTGGCGGGGACCGAAGAACCATTCGTGTAAAGGATCCTGCCTGCGCTGCTGAAACTGCGGCTGGCGCCTCATTGATGTCACTTTCACATGTACCACGCCGTGAACCGTTTTCTCGGCGGCATAGGTGAAGTCAAACTTATCGGCCTCAAAATCATCAGGGAGATTTGTAAACCATGTGGGCCGGTCTTCCCTGTAGGTAATCACTTCAGTTACCGGTCCGGCAATTTTTGCATACGCTATTACTGCGACCAGGGCCGCTATCACTGCTATAAATATGTTTATTATAATGCTTTTGATCTTCATAACTCCGGTATTTTGTTTTTAATTAAAAATTAAAATAGTCACTGATTAATAAACTCTCAATTACCATTTTTGTTTTAAAATCAGCCCGCCTCAATCTGTAAATATTGGCTGTGGCCTTTTTTAAGGTAACTTTGCATATAATTTATGCAAAAATAGTGCCTGATACCGGCAACATGCCAACTCGTCGGGTTAAAAAAATTTAAAATCGCTGACAAACCGGATCTCATGGAGCTCAAATTCAGTAAATATCACGGCAACGGAAATGATTTCATTATTATTGACAACCGTTCAGGCAGATTTCCCACAGAGGATGAGGTATTAATCAGTAGATTGTGTAACAGGTACTTCGGGATTGGAGGAGACGGACTCATTCTGCTGGAAGTCCGCGAAGATTATGATTTCCACATGAGGTATTTTAATTCAGACGGCAGGGAAGCAACAATGTGCGGAAACGGCGGACGCTGCCTTGTGCATTTTGCAAACAGGCTTGGTCTTACAGGACAGGATGCACATTTCTCCGGAATTGACGGCCCCCACCATGCGAGGATCGGCGAGAATGAGCTCGTGCACCTGAGGATGCAGGATGTTTCCGGAATTGAAAAGGTGGGCAATGCATTTGTTCTGAACACAGGTTCGCCACACTATGTGGTTTTTGTGGCCGATCCAGATAATTGTGATGTTGTTGCTGAGGGCAGAAAAATACGTTACAGCGGAAATTTTGGCGAACGGGGCATCAATGTAAATTTTGTCGGGTACGATAACAATGCAATCCGGGTCAGGACCTATGAAAGAGGTGTTGAGAATGAGACACTCTCCTGCGGGACCGGATCGGTTGCAGCTGCCATCTGTTCAAGGCTTGACAGTGACCTGCCTGACCATACCGTGGAAGTCCGCTCCCCCGGAGGTTCTCTTGAAGTCAGCTTCAGACGGAAAGATCGGTTAAGTTTTACTGATATATGGCTTACAGGTCCCGCAAAACAGGTGTTCGACGGCAGGACCGATACCGGTCATCTCCCTTCCTTGTAACACCCCGAAGTAACTTCATTTTTTACATGCCACCAGCCTTATTACGCTGGCAGCCCCCCTGTGGCACAAACCCTCATCCAGATTAACCTCCTGCTTGTATAAGGTCTCAATTTCAAGATCACTGAAATCCTCCTTCAGCTCGCCGATATCATACAGCATCGATTTGTCAGCCGGCCCCCCGCTGTCATACTTAAGCTGCCCCCTGGAGAAAGCCTCCAGTATGAAGAACCCCCCTTTCTTTAGTGAGTTTACAAGCTTCTTATGAATGTATGATCTGTTTCCGGCCATGAAATGTACATGTATAAGCGCTATTGCATCATACATCTCCTCACCAAGCTCGTGAAACTCAATATCTGCAACAAGGTACTCAATGCTCACCCCCTCCCTCCTGGCAAGCTCAAGAGCCTTATTCCTCGCATTAAGGCTGAAATCAAATGCATTAACATCCCAGCCCTTATTGGCTGCATAAACGGCATTACGGCCCTCACCCTCAGCCGGCAGCAGTATTCTGCCGGGTTCCACCCCATCGATGAAGGTCTTGAAAAAGACATTTGGTTTGTCTCCGTAAACATAATCCCTGTTTTTGTACCTTTCCTCCCAGAATTCTCTCATTGCGTGTGAAAATAAAAATTAATCATACTGTTTAAACCAACCGGCAGATGGTCTTTAGGTAAAACCGCCGATTTATGATTACCTGGCGGGAGCCCTGTTACCGATCATCACGAAAGCTCCCCAATAGAAGGGTGAGCTGTAACTCTCCATTACTTTTAGCTGAGCATCCCTGAAGGCAATGCTTTTATCACCTTTTTCAAGCCATTTCCTGTAAAACTCCGACATCAGCATCTGGGTTACCTCATCGCTCACCTGCCACAGGCTCAATATGACAGTCCCCGACCCGGCCACCTGGAACGCCCGCTGAAGTCCGTAAACACCCTCACCGTTGATCACCTCCCCCAGACCGGTTTCACATGCACTCAGAACAACCAGCCGGGTCGAAGAGAGGTCAAGCAGCATCGCCTCATAAGCATTCAGTATACCGTCATCACCATCAGCAATATTAACGGTACCTATCTGCTGTATAGTATTGTCCGCCCCGGCCAGCATCAGTCCGCTCCGCAACAGGGGATTCTCAACAGCCTTTTCCGGTTCAATCCCAAGTACCGTTTCACCGGATCCTGCATCAACATCATCAAGGAAAAACCCGTGAGTAGCTACGTGCAGGATATCGGGGCTCCGAACCCTCCTTATATTTGTTTCAGTTGCCATGTCGTCAAGATAAACCGAGGTACTCCATCCCGCACTACTGAAAAGCCTGTCAATGATCTCAACCTCTTCCCTTGTCCCAGGCAGTTCAGGCAGGGGCATAGTGGTTACAAGGTCCCAGTCCACTCCAAGCGAATAATTGGGATCACCGACAAGCACGGCTGATCCCTCACCCTGGAAAGCATCCGTTTCCTGCCTCGGCTGTTCTGCAAGTACCCTTGTGTTCGGTACATAGAACATCCTCTTTTTCCTTATCAGGTAACTTCCATCAACATCTGTAAGGGTTAGCAGGTTGATCTGGTTGAAAACACCGTCGAGCGATATGAAAATATCAGAATAATCAGCGGTGACCGATGATAACTCTCCCCAGTATATCCTGCCAAGTTCATTATCTTCCAGGGCCCGCTCCATAATCCTTCTGTATTCGGCAGCATATAATGTTTCCATCTCATTGCCGTTCCTGAATACAGTAACTGAGGGCTGATCCATATTCCG
This genomic stretch from Marinilabiliales bacterium harbors:
- a CDS encoding Do family serine endopeptidase; protein product: MKIKSIIINIFIAVIAALVAVIAYAKIAGPVTEVITYREDRPTWFTNLPDDFEADKFDFTYAAEKTVHGVVHVKVTSMRRQPQFQQRRQDPLHEWFFGPRQEREPEPVTGFGSGVIISEDGYIVTNYHVIENATAVEVVLNDRRSYEASIVGSDPNSDIALLKVEAEGLRYIEFGDSDDLRLGQWVLAVGNPMNLTSTVTAGIVSARGRTVGIFSNRDMPIESFIQTDAAVNRGNSGGALVNLRGELVGIPTLIMSPTGAFAGNSFAVPVSIVKKVVDDIIEFGEVQRAVLGIRMQELSSDLAREKGIDRLEGVYVDSILVNSAAEEAGLKEGDVILRIDNVTVNSPSELQEQVARYRPNDKINILVNRNNRTQQITATLRNLEGHTEIVRPQEAYLGARFREVPRDIRRELNIRGGVQITDLGPGKFMEAGMRETFIITSINNRPVNSPADIREILDGHTGGVLVEGVYPDGTVAYYALGL
- a CDS encoding RNA polymerase sigma factor RpoD/SigA, which translates into the protein MRQLKITKSITNRESASLDKYLQEIGREELITIEEEVDLAQRIRQGDKEALEKLTRANLRFVVSVAKQYQNQGLSLPDLINEGNLGLIKAAEKFDETRGFKFISYAVWWIRQSILQALAEQSRIVRLPLNQVGSLNKINKAFSKFEQEFERTPSPEELAEILELPKEKVSDTLRVSGRHLSVDAPFADGEENSLLDVLINNDSPNADRALLNESLGKEIERSLATLTERERDIVRYFFGIGVQDMTLEEIGERFGLTRERVRQIKEKAIRRLRHTSRSRLLKSYLG
- a CDS encoding diaminopimelate epimerase gives rise to the protein MELKFSKYHGNGNDFIIIDNRSGRFPTEDEVLISRLCNRYFGIGGDGLILLEVREDYDFHMRYFNSDGREATMCGNGGRCLVHFANRLGLTGQDAHFSGIDGPHHARIGENELVHLRMQDVSGIEKVGNAFVLNTGSPHYVVFVADPDNCDVVAEGRKIRYSGNFGERGINVNFVGYDNNAIRVRTYERGVENETLSCGTGSVAAAICSRLDSDLPDHTVEVRSPGGSLEVSFRRKDRLSFTDIWLTGPAKQVFDGRTDTGHLPSL
- a CDS encoding class I SAM-dependent methyltransferase — encoded protein: MREFWEERYKNRDYVYGDKPNVFFKTFIDGVEPGRILLPAEGEGRNAVYAANKGWDVNAFDFSLNARNKALELARREGVSIEYLVADIEFHELGEEMYDAIALIHVHFMAGNRSYIHKKLVNSLKKGGFFILEAFSRGQLKYDSGGPADKSMLYDIGELKEDFSDLEIETLYKQEVNLDEGLCHRGAASVIRLVACKK
- a CDS encoding DUF1987 domain-containing protein; translation: MEKLIIQGEKKTPYISLDPGSRQLKFEGRSIPEDTISFYEPILKWMEQYVEAERKDTTDLHVNLEYFNTSTSRYLFGIFKKLEAYHNKGNPVLIHWYYEKDDFEMLESGEDYASILKIPFKMVPVEVEGDNLDQL
- a CDS encoding galactose mutarotase; translated protein: MILVSLMFSGGCGQAGSPNNEEVMKIEKRIFGQMPDGRDVHIFRLENSNGMVAEITNYGAIVTSLEVPDREGGLSDVVLGFESLDEYLGEHPYFGAVVGRYANRIAGARFELDGEEYRLAANDGNNHLHGGIRGFDKRVWDYEILDAEEGASKLLLTYLSPDGEEGYPGNLQVSVICELNDNNELRFEFRAETDKATPVNLAHHGYFNLNGGTGNVLDHELQINAGRYTGVNDELIPTGKLLPVDGGPMDFREMKPVGRDIDKVPGGYDHNYVLDGDEVVPVKAAVLYDPASGRQMEVHTTQPGVQLYTGNFLDGTITGKEGVVYDKYWGLCLETQHFPDSPNQPAFPNTILRPGEEYRHIAVYRFSVR
- a CDS encoding proline--tRNA ligase; its protein translation is MAKVLSSRKEDYAQWYNDLVIKAGLAENSAVRGCMVIKPYGYAIWEKMQSVLDKMFKDTGHSNAYFPLFIPKSFLSREADHVEGFAKECAVVTHYRLKNSPSGKGIEVDETARLEEELIIRPTSETIIWNTYKNWIQSYRDLPLLINQWANVVRWEMRTRLFLRTTEFLWQEGHTAHATKVEAMEETMKILDIYAKFAKNWMAMPVIQGTKTENERFAGAVETFSIEALMQDGKALQSGTSHFLGQNFAKAFDVTFLNKEGKLEHVWATSWGVSTRLMGALIMAHSDDRGLVLPPKLAPIQVVIVPIYKKTEDLGMISEKVEIIRKRLIDAGITVKYDDRDTQKPGWKFADYELKGVPVRLAIGPRDIENNTVELARRDTLEKKIYPVEGIDILVKELLDEIQENIHKKALDFRTRNTFEANTYEEFRHITETTGGFILAHWDGTRETEERINQETKSTIRCIPLDNPKEPGKCMVTGKPSSQRVIFAKAY
- the uvrB gene encoding excinuclease ABC subunit UvrB, which codes for MEFSIVSGFVPTGDQPEAIRQLTKEIMNGTRCQTLLGVTGSGKTFTVANVIEKVQRPTLVLSHNKTLAAQLYTEFREFFPNNAVEYFVSYYDYYQPEAYIPVTDTYIEKDLSINDEIEKLRLSTTSSLLSGRRDVIVVSSVSCIYGIGNPDDFHSNTIRLEKGQVINRNQLLRRLVDSLYSRTADDFSHGKFRVKGDTVDVFPAYADFAYRIIFWGDEIEEISILDPLTGSDGEQKESVVVYPANIFVTTRDRMQQAIRNIQDDMVEQVIFFEDQGRKLEAERLKQKVEYDIEMIKELGYCSGIENYSRYFDGRAAGTRPFCLLDYFPEDFITIVDESHVTLPQIRAMHGGDYSRKKNLVDFGFRLPAAIDNRPLKFEEFEQVTGQIIFVSATPGDYELEKSEGIIVEQVIRPTGLPEPDVEVHPTPDQIDHLMGEINSRAAKNERVLVTTLTKRMAEELTRYLSNMNISCRYIHSDIDTLERVEIMEGLREGNFDVLIGVNLLREGLDLPEVSLVAILDADKEGFLRSARSLTQTAGRAARNINGKVIMYADTITRSMKQSIEETARRREKQLAYNRDNNITPAQIVKSSRTSLKKAGKYTDPEKFDIAADPVVRYMNSEELQKAIARTRSAMEKAAEELDFLTAARYRDELYELEKLIGNKKP